From Pseudothermotoga thermarum DSM 5069, a single genomic window includes:
- a CDS encoding alpha/beta hydrolase family protein, which translates to MKKSVAWVLFSVVVVFIGSLIAFLVQTDFGKVQVKEVRFISSDGKVLSAYLFLPKGVSAEKPAPAVLTMHGYINSRETQSGFNIEFARRGYVVLAMDMAGHGYSEQIKGGIANPTRGAEDGLLYLASLPFVDKQNIAVEGHSMGGWSVLTAAGRHPDLVKTVILMGSSSETFGAPKVTIDSGFNFAVIFSKYDEFSKLMWGVDIPSDIVKTAKLKTAFGTTEDVVPGKLYGSFENETARKLYIPNCTHPGDHLSTEAIGYAIEFLQDSIKPPKFIDPKNQIWPWKEFGTLLGLIGGIMFLISYGAALLDTNYFKSLHGKAFVLEPKNKAIATIVWWIGFALVTGIPALIFFRFQKNVKASAFWPQSLTVGFAKWATLNALIAVGLFIVWHFAYHRRMGANMISYGLSTSTEKKSFSLKQLWKAFALAVCTVFATHIVLSIVQWALKVDFRWWVIALKPMDFARFWIFIKFLPPFALFTFVNALVLNGQLKAKILRSEVSTTALWMVSSAAANCLGIAILVALQVGKLYTTQTLFFPTESLLGIVAYQFVFLTAVAGAISAFFYRRTGSIYVGAFTNALFVTWYIVAGQAIQFAA; encoded by the coding sequence GTGAAAAAGTCAGTAGCGTGGGTTCTCTTCTCTGTGGTAGTTGTTTTCATTGGTTCATTGATCGCTTTCTTAGTCCAAACAGATTTTGGAAAAGTACAGGTCAAAGAGGTTAGGTTCATCAGTTCAGATGGTAAGGTTCTGTCGGCGTATTTGTTCTTGCCCAAGGGTGTATCTGCTGAAAAACCTGCTCCAGCTGTTTTGACAATGCACGGTTATATTAATTCTCGAGAGACTCAAAGTGGATTCAACATTGAATTTGCACGCCGTGGATATGTAGTTCTTGCGATGGATATGGCTGGACATGGTTATTCAGAACAAATCAAGGGTGGAATAGCCAACCCCACCCGTGGCGCAGAAGATGGCCTTTTGTATTTAGCAAGTCTACCATTTGTGGATAAGCAAAACATAGCAGTGGAAGGCCACTCAATGGGTGGTTGGTCGGTATTAACGGCTGCAGGCAGACACCCAGATTTGGTAAAGACAGTTATTCTTATGGGTTCATCGTCTGAAACATTTGGCGCACCAAAAGTAACTATTGATTCTGGGTTTAACTTTGCTGTGATTTTCAGCAAATATGATGAGTTTAGCAAACTGATGTGGGGCGTGGATATACCATCTGACATAGTCAAAACTGCAAAGTTGAAGACTGCATTTGGAACGACAGAGGATGTGGTACCTGGTAAACTTTATGGCTCCTTTGAGAACGAGACAGCAAGAAAGTTGTACATTCCAAACTGCACACATCCCGGAGACCATTTGTCAACGGAGGCCATAGGATATGCGATAGAATTTCTGCAAGATTCTATAAAACCACCTAAGTTCATTGATCCCAAAAACCAAATATGGCCATGGAAAGAATTTGGAACATTACTCGGTTTGATTGGTGGTATTATGTTTCTTATAAGTTATGGTGCAGCTTTGCTTGATACAAATTACTTTAAATCTCTTCACGGAAAAGCATTTGTTTTAGAGCCCAAGAACAAAGCTATTGCAACAATTGTTTGGTGGATAGGATTTGCGCTGGTTACTGGAATACCAGCTTTGATATTCTTTAGATTCCAAAAGAACGTCAAAGCAAGTGCATTCTGGCCCCAAAGTCTAACAGTTGGATTCGCTAAGTGGGCAACGCTCAACGCTTTGATTGCCGTTGGCTTGTTCATAGTTTGGCACTTTGCCTACCATCGTAGAATGGGAGCAAACATGATCAGTTATGGTCTTTCAACAAGCACTGAGAAAAAGTCTTTCAGCCTTAAGCAATTGTGGAAAGCCTTTGCACTTGCCGTTTGCACAGTTTTTGCTACACACATAGTTTTGTCGATCGTTCAATGGGCACTCAAAGTGGATTTCAGATGGTGGGTTATTGCACTTAAGCCGATGGATTTTGCAAGGTTCTGGATCTTTATAAAATTCTTGCCACCATTTGCGTTGTTTACATTTGTAAATGCGTTGGTGCTAAATGGACAGTTGAAAGCAAAGATCTTAAGATCCGAAGTATCTACAACTGCTCTTTGGATGGTTAGCTCAGCAGCCGCAAATTGTTTAGGTATTGCAATATTGGTTGCCCTGCAGGTGGGAAAACTGTACACAACTCAGACTTTGTTCTTCCCAACGGAATCTCTTCTTGGTATTGTTGCATACCAATTTGTCTTCCTAACAGCTGTAGCAGGAGCAATATCTGCTTTCTTCTATCGAAGAACTGGTAGTATATACGTTGGAGCCTTTACAAATGCACTGTTTGTGACTTGGTACATTGTTGCTGGCCAAGCCATCCAATTTGCTGCATAA
- a CDS encoding NAD(P)/FAD-dependent oxidoreductase has product MKVVVIGAGVVGSLIAREFCKYDVEVTLIEKNLDVGWGVTKANSAILHAGYDDPPGTTRARFCSKGNAMYDQLAKELDIEVKRIGSYVVAFDEQEFKVLEKLLNQGKTNNVPGLEIHDRNEVLKREPNLNPQVLAGLWAPTAGITEPWNVAVAAVENAISNGLKLILGEKVVGFEFHGTRIKKVITDKNSYDADLVVNAAGLFADEIAKLAGAEYVPLYPRRGEYILMDKKLGKIVNSVIFPTPSSISKGILILPTVDGGLLLGPTAEDLPEDMKQNLGTTSSGLRQIKDFVKKLVPNIDYSFVVKTFAGLRPESPQKDFFLGPSKVVANFINAMAMRSPGLTAAPAIAKYIVEDVTQGQLAFKLERKKDFNPYRKAIKKMVELPLEEWQRIVQENPAAGRLVCFCNEVTEAEIIEAIRRGARTLDGIKFRTRAMFGRCQGGFCSIRIMKILQRELGVDMSQIVLKSPGSWIVDGRVRE; this is encoded by the coding sequence ATGAAAGTTGTTGTCATAGGTGCTGGCGTTGTGGGCAGCTTAATAGCAAGGGAATTTTGCAAATACGACGTTGAAGTTACTTTGATTGAGAAAAATCTCGACGTTGGCTGGGGTGTAACAAAGGCGAACTCAGCCATATTACATGCTGGATATGATGATCCCCCTGGAACAACTCGCGCAAGGTTTTGTTCAAAAGGAAATGCGATGTACGATCAGCTTGCCAAAGAGCTCGATATAGAAGTTAAGAGAATAGGCTCGTATGTTGTGGCATTCGATGAACAAGAATTCAAAGTGCTTGAAAAGCTTTTAAATCAAGGTAAAACAAACAATGTACCAGGATTAGAAATTCATGATCGAAATGAGGTTCTCAAAAGGGAACCAAATTTAAATCCCCAGGTGTTAGCTGGTCTATGGGCACCAACTGCAGGTATCACAGAGCCATGGAATGTTGCCGTCGCAGCAGTTGAAAATGCCATCTCCAATGGTTTGAAATTGATACTTGGAGAAAAAGTTGTTGGCTTTGAATTCCATGGAACACGGATAAAAAAAGTTATAACCGACAAGAACTCTTACGATGCTGATCTTGTTGTAAACGCGGCTGGTCTATTTGCAGATGAGATTGCAAAACTCGCAGGAGCTGAATATGTGCCGCTTTACCCACGCCGTGGTGAGTACATATTGATGGACAAAAAACTCGGTAAAATTGTTAATTCAGTTATCTTTCCAACTCCCTCATCAATTTCAAAGGGCATACTGATCTTACCAACCGTGGACGGAGGATTACTTCTAGGACCAACTGCTGAAGATTTGCCGGAGGATATGAAACAAAATCTTGGAACTACCTCCTCAGGTTTGCGACAAATAAAGGATTTCGTCAAGAAGTTAGTGCCGAATATAGATTATTCATTCGTTGTCAAAACTTTTGCTGGTTTAAGACCTGAAAGTCCCCAAAAAGATTTCTTCCTAGGTCCAAGTAAAGTCGTTGCAAATTTTATAAATGCCATGGCGATGAGATCTCCCGGATTAACAGCCGCACCAGCAATAGCAAAATACATAGTCGAAGACGTTACTCAAGGGCAACTTGCGTTTAAGTTGGAGAGGAAGAAAGACTTCAATCCATACAGAAAAGCAATAAAGAAAATGGTCGAGTTGCCGCTAGAGGAATGGCAACGGATTGTCCAAGAAAATCCGGCGGCTGGAAGGCTAGTGTGTTTTTGCAACGAAGTCACGGAAGCAGAAATCATTGAAGCTATAAGGCGAGGAGCAAGAACTTTGGATGGGATCAAATTTAGAACAAGAGCAATGTTTGGAAGATGTCAAGGTGGATTTTGTAGCATCAGGATAATGAAAATCCTCCAACGTGAACTTGGTGTGGATATGTCACAAATCGTTTTAAAATCTCCTGGCAGTTGGATCGTTGATGGGAGGGTTAGAGAATGA
- a CDS encoding DUF1667 domain-containing protein, which translates to MNRIVCVQCPVGCKIKFELVDGKLTKIEGNKCPRGLDYLKDELADPKRIIPTSVRVIDGEYELVSVKTSKPISKKYIPQLMEILKKIKINAPVKVGDVVLKNFMNTNVDIIATRSVSKRDVPK; encoded by the coding sequence ATGAATAGAATTGTTTGTGTTCAATGTCCAGTTGGTTGCAAAATAAAGTTTGAACTTGTCGATGGTAAGTTAACAAAAATAGAGGGTAACAAATGTCCCAGAGGACTGGATTACTTGAAAGATGAACTTGCGGATCCCAAGAGAATCATTCCAACGAGCGTAAGAGTTATCGATGGAGAATATGAACTTGTTTCGGTAAAAACATCCAAACCTATTTCAAAAAAATATATTCCACAACTTATGGAAATTTTAAAGAAGATAAAAATAAACGCCCCCGTGAAGGTCGGGGATGTTGTGTTGAAGAATTTCATGAACACTAACGTTGATATAATCGCAACCAGAAGCGTTTCAAAAAGAGATGTTCCAAAGTGA
- a CDS encoding phosphoglycerate dehydrogenase has translation MIWNPVGRPLKEEELIAELSKVLPVHGIIVGVDPITRKVIESLPDLKIIAKHGVGVDNIDLVAVKERGVIVTNAPGSNSESVADLTWALILAAARQIPKADRVTRQGRWDRLVGYEIYGKTIGIIGTGQIGLAVARRARGFNMKILAYDKFPNEKAAKEIGITYVSLEQLLKEADIITVHVPLTDETRGLIGRNEFEFMKRTAIFINTSRGEIVDEEALYEALKSNRIWAAGLDVYSKEPPIGNPLLELENVVLTPHLGAYTVEANLKMGMAAAKSIVQTFKGEDPENRVV, from the coding sequence TTGATTTGGAATCCAGTTGGCAGACCTTTGAAGGAAGAAGAATTAATTGCTGAACTTTCCAAGGTTCTTCCAGTTCATGGCATAATAGTAGGAGTTGATCCAATAACGAGAAAAGTTATAGAATCATTACCAGATCTCAAAATTATTGCAAAACACGGCGTTGGTGTTGACAACATAGATTTAGTTGCAGTAAAGGAGCGTGGGGTGATCGTTACCAACGCTCCTGGGTCCAACAGCGAATCTGTAGCTGATTTGACTTGGGCACTTATACTGGCAGCCGCAAGACAAATTCCCAAAGCAGACCGGGTGACAAGACAAGGAAGATGGGATAGACTTGTAGGATACGAGATTTATGGAAAAACAATTGGAATAATTGGAACAGGTCAAATTGGTTTGGCTGTAGCAAGAAGAGCGAGAGGTTTTAACATGAAAATACTTGCCTATGATAAATTTCCAAACGAAAAGGCGGCCAAGGAAATTGGAATAACATATGTTTCATTGGAACAACTTCTTAAAGAAGCAGATATTATAACAGTTCATGTTCCTTTGACTGATGAAACAAGAGGATTAATTGGGAGGAATGAATTCGAATTTATGAAAAGGACAGCCATTTTTATAAATACTTCCCGTGGAGAAATAGTAGATGAAGAAGCGCTTTATGAAGCGCTTAAGAGTAATCGAATTTGGGCTGCAGGGCTCGATGTTTATTCCAAGGAACCACCTATTGGTAATCCTTTGTTAGAACTTGAAAATGTTGTTTTGACACCGCATCTTGGCGCTTACACTGTTGAGGCAAATTTAAAAATGGGTATGGCAGCTGCAAAGAGCATTGTTCAGACTTTCAAAGGTGAGGACCCTGAAAACAGGGTTGTTTAA
- a CDS encoding glycerol-3-phosphate responsive antiterminator — MMKQYFSYPIVPAVRENTNIQKVLESKANSVFLLTGDITELKKIIEIFHRASKYVFVHLDLIKGLGKDEAAVKYLRMEAKADGLITTKGNLIDVAKKLDLIPIQRIFLLDSQSIETGVAQVKTHQPEYIEVLPGLLPEVIKLIKEQVKIPIITGGLVKTLNQVKQALNAGALAVSTSEESLWNISF; from the coding sequence ATGATGAAGCAATACTTTTCATACCCTATAGTACCTGCGGTAAGGGAGAATACAAATATACAAAAGGTACTTGAGAGTAAAGCAAATTCGGTGTTCCTATTAACCGGTGATATAACGGAGTTAAAGAAGATCATAGAAATATTCCACCGCGCTTCAAAATATGTGTTTGTTCACCTTGATCTGATTAAAGGGCTTGGAAAGGATGAGGCTGCTGTAAAGTACTTACGGATGGAGGCAAAAGCCGATGGTTTGATAACCACCAAAGGAAATTTGATAGATGTAGCTAAAAAACTTGATTTAATACCGATCCAAAGAATTTTTCTTTTGGATTCTCAATCTATTGAGACAGGAGTTGCACAGGTTAAAACGCATCAACCAGAATACATAGAAGTGTTACCAGGATTGTTGCCAGAGGTTATAAAGTTAATAAAGGAGCAAGTTAAAATTCCCATCATAACGGGCGGCCTTGTAAAGACACTCAATCAAGTCAAACAAGCATTAAACGCTGGGGCTTTGGCTGTTTCAACGAGCGAAGAATCACTTTGGAACATCTCTTTTTGA
- a CDS encoding AfsR/SARP family transcriptional regulator, with amino-acid sequence MLCEYYWPSMNEQYAKMSLQCAVHAIRKLLESKVIIHKEDGYVFDPDFEIEIDAEIFDKLIKEALITPERDLKKRLLFTALEMYKGDYMQEILYEDWVLRQREYYKEVFITALLECAKLKIEESMYDDAIKFAQRALEEDIFNERACYLLMVAYWKKGNRTASMKLFKEFSQRLQRELNVNPSSDLINLHQMIISNLPEKKIIVVERLSKEIDLDEVLSQLKKILRPTDKVEKLSVDKIAIWLDGMNEKGITSVLLRVQSLITSSQLNVYIRNAR; translated from the coding sequence ATGCTTTGTGAATATTACTGGCCCAGCATGAATGAACAATACGCAAAAATGAGTCTGCAATGTGCCGTTCATGCTATAAGAAAGCTTCTTGAAAGCAAAGTCATTATTCACAAAGAGGATGGATATGTATTTGATCCAGATTTTGAAATCGAAATTGACGCCGAAATATTTGACAAATTGATCAAAGAAGCTTTGATAACACCAGAACGCGATTTGAAAAAACGATTGTTGTTTACCGCTTTAGAAATGTACAAGGGAGATTATATGCAAGAAATTTTATATGAAGATTGGGTGCTGCGCCAGAGAGAATATTACAAAGAAGTTTTCATTACAGCCTTGCTTGAATGTGCAAAATTAAAGATTGAAGAAAGTATGTACGACGACGCTATTAAGTTTGCACAGCGAGCGCTAGAAGAGGATATTTTCAACGAACGAGCCTGTTATCTGCTCATGGTGGCTTATTGGAAAAAAGGAAATAGAACAGCTTCTATGAAACTTTTCAAAGAGTTTTCCCAGCGTTTGCAAAGAGAATTAAATGTGAATCCTTCGAGTGATCTGATAAATCTTCATCAAATGATAATATCCAATTTGCCAGAAAAGAAAATAATTGTTGTTGAACGGTTATCTAAGGAAATTGATCTCGACGAAGTTTTAAGCCAGCTGAAAAAGATACTTAGACCAACCGATAAAGTGGAAAAGCTATCGGTAGACAAAATAGCAATTTGGTTGGATGGTATGAATGAAAAAGGTATAACAAGTGTTCTGCTCAGAGTCCAAAGTTTAATTACATCATCTCAACTCAATGTGTACATAAGAAATGCAAGATGA
- a CDS encoding NAD(P)/FAD-dependent oxidoreductase, giving the protein MKTDVLVVGAGAAGMAAALSAAKSGMKVMLVDRDERTGGILNQCIHNGFGLHYFKEELTGPEYAERFAKLLEDYDIDVLVDCHVHKIFPDKRAILVSPKGVFEIETKALIYTAGARERPFGSLMIPGDRPSGIFTAGVAQRYMNIENRLIGKRALILGSGDIGMIMARRLTLEGIEVVGVVERLPYPGGLLRNVIQCLEDFNIPLYLSSTVVEVKGKERLEEVVVAKVDQNFNPIPGTETIFKVDTLVLSVGLIPQVELLNGLVELDPISKGVACSNLGQSSNEWIFAAGNCTVIYDLVDYVTLEGEKAGKYAARYIKGEKFEKSIPIKAGENVGIIFPSRYVPVEDLVLYVRSKRPLEKAILAIGNFEKVFEDLVPSEMLRVRIPRNKLENFEQLEVSLKEV; this is encoded by the coding sequence ATGAAAACCGATGTTCTTGTTGTAGGTGCAGGTGCTGCTGGAATGGCTGCTGCTTTAAGTGCGGCAAAATCTGGAATGAAAGTAATGTTGGTCGACAGAGATGAAAGAACTGGCGGGATACTTAACCAATGTATTCACAACGGTTTTGGTTTACATTATTTCAAGGAAGAGCTTACAGGTCCAGAATACGCCGAAAGATTTGCCAAGCTTCTTGAAGATTATGATATAGATGTTCTCGTTGATTGTCATGTTCACAAAATTTTTCCAGATAAACGAGCGATTTTGGTTTCGCCAAAAGGGGTCTTTGAAATTGAAACAAAAGCATTGATCTATACAGCAGGAGCAAGGGAAAGGCCGTTCGGTTCGCTGATGATTCCAGGTGATAGACCCTCTGGAATTTTCACGGCGGGAGTTGCTCAAAGGTACATGAACATTGAAAATCGTTTGATAGGTAAGCGCGCCTTAATTCTTGGCTCTGGAGACATAGGCATGATTATGGCAAGACGCCTAACACTTGAGGGAATCGAAGTAGTTGGAGTTGTGGAAAGATTACCTTATCCAGGGGGACTTTTGAGAAACGTCATCCAATGCCTTGAAGATTTCAACATCCCGCTTTATCTTTCAAGTACTGTTGTTGAAGTAAAAGGCAAAGAAAGGCTCGAAGAGGTTGTGGTTGCAAAAGTTGATCAAAACTTCAATCCAATACCGGGTACTGAGACGATTTTCAAAGTGGACACACTTGTTTTGTCTGTAGGATTAATACCTCAAGTTGAACTTTTGAATGGTTTAGTCGAATTGGACCCCATATCAAAAGGTGTTGCGTGTTCAAACCTTGGACAAAGTAGTAATGAATGGATTTTTGCCGCCGGAAATTGCACAGTCATATACGATCTTGTTGATTACGTTACCCTTGAGGGCGAAAAAGCAGGTAAGTACGCTGCTCGGTACATCAAAGGTGAAAAGTTCGAAAAGTCAATTCCAATCAAAGCTGGGGAAAACGTGGGAATAATCTTTCCGAGTCGTTATGTCCCTGTTGAAGACTTAGTTCTTTATGTGAGAAGTAAAAGACCACTTGAAAAAGCGATCCTAGCAATTGGAAACTTTGAGAAAGTATTCGAAGATCTTGTTCCAAGTGAGATGCTCAGAGTAAGAATACCAAGGAATAAACTTGAAAATTTTGAGCAACTTGAAGTATCGCTAAAGGAGGTTTAG
- a CDS encoding C4-dicarboxylate TRAP transporter substrate-binding protein, whose protein sequence is MKVRGFVVLGLILLITSILLGAPRYVLKFNHVLSPTSPYHEGFLKWAKAVEERTNGDLKIEVYHSAQLGVEEDILEQIRAGANIGQNTDSARMGMYVREIAVMNAAYFIDFMGAKTPEEVMEVLQKIKNSPTMQKWLTELEQKYGFKVLSFMWVQGYRHFFTNKPIRRPEDLKGLRVRTPPAPVWQESIRALGAQPVAMAFGEIYTGIQTKAVDGAELVYENIYSGKLYEVLKYGSETGHILLINFEVVSAKWFNSLPPEYQKILVEECDKAGIETSLKIMKELDAYYKQQVISKGMQIITDVDKQAFMQAAEQCYKVLGLLDARNQLMKEVKGQ, encoded by the coding sequence ATGAAAGTTCGCGGGTTTGTAGTTCTTGGGTTAATTTTGTTGATCACCTCAATTCTTCTTGGAGCGCCAAGATACGTGCTCAAGTTCAACCATGTTTTGTCGCCGACATCGCCTTATCATGAAGGGTTTTTGAAGTGGGCAAAAGCTGTTGAGGAGAGAACAAACGGGGACTTGAAGATTGAAGTTTATCACAGTGCTCAGCTTGGTGTGGAGGAGGACATTCTTGAGCAAATTCGTGCTGGTGCCAACATTGGTCAGAACACCGACTCTGCGCGAATGGGGATGTATGTCAGAGAAATTGCAGTCATGAACGCTGCTTACTTCATTGATTTCATGGGTGCAAAAACCCCAGAAGAAGTTATGGAAGTCTTGCAGAAGATCAAGAATTCCCCAACGATGCAAAAATGGTTAACTGAACTTGAACAAAAGTATGGTTTCAAAGTACTTTCTTTCATGTGGGTTCAAGGTTACAGACACTTCTTCACCAACAAACCAATTAGAAGACCTGAAGATTTGAAAGGCTTGAGAGTGAGAACCCCACCAGCGCCGGTTTGGCAGGAATCTATAAGAGCTCTTGGAGCACAACCAGTGGCTATGGCGTTTGGAGAGATTTACACTGGTATTCAAACGAAAGCCGTTGACGGTGCTGAACTAGTTTACGAAAACATATATAGTGGAAAACTTTACGAAGTGCTCAAATATGGTTCGGAAACTGGTCACATTCTCTTGATAAACTTCGAAGTTGTCAGCGCAAAATGGTTCAACAGTCTGCCGCCCGAATATCAAAAGATACTCGTGGAAGAATGCGACAAAGCTGGAATTGAGACCTCTTTGAAAATCATGAAAGAACTTGATGCTTATTACAAGCAACAGGTAATTTCAAAGGGAATGCAAATAATCACAGATGTTGATAAACAAGCTTTCATGCAAGCCGCCGAACAGTGTTACAAAGTACTTGGCCTTTTGGATGCTAGAAATCAACTGATGAAGGAAGTCAAAGGGCAATAA
- a CDS encoding TRAP transporter small permease: protein MMSVDLFVKRLPKKAQKVIKAINYLIISAFLVYLIIWGSQLTYASRFRRFLGMPAVSYAWVNLSVPIGAALLLRTTITKMIAELKNTEDKGAEKSC from the coding sequence ATGATGTCTGTTGATCTTTTTGTTAAACGCTTGCCAAAAAAAGCGCAAAAAGTTATAAAAGCAATAAACTATCTCATAATCTCAGCTTTCTTGGTTTATCTAATAATCTGGGGATCTCAGCTCACATATGCCTCTAGGTTTAGAAGATTTCTTGGAATGCCAGCTGTAAGCTATGCATGGGTGAATTTGAGTGTTCCAATTGGTGCGGCTTTGCTTTTAAGAACAACTATTACCAAAATGATTGCCGAATTGAAAAATACTGAAGACAAGGGAGCTGAAAAGTCATGTTGA
- the glpK gene encoding glycerol kinase GlpK: protein MAEKYVLALDQGTTSSRAIIFDKNGSVVSVANQEFPQIYPKPGWVEHDPIDILESQISVAKKAMRQADIEADQIVAIGITNQRETTIVWDKKTGKPIHNAIVWQCRRTADICEKLKQSEWGEKIKKKTGLVVDAYFSATKLKWILDNVPGAREKAKAGELLFGTVDSWLIWNLTGGKIHVTDFSNASRTMLFNIHNLKWDEELLELLEIPRQMLPEVLPSSYIYGYTVKEIFGVQIPIGSDAGDQQAALFGQLCCEPGMVKNTYGTGCFLLMNTGKTAVSSESGLLTTIAWSLDGKEVCYALEGSVFIAGAAIQWLRDGLRIIAKASDTEYMANSVADSGGIYFVPAFVGLGAPYWDMFARGTIVGITRGITREHIVRATLESIAYQTRDVLEAMEKDSKMKINTLRVDGGASVNNFLMQFQADILGIPVERPKVNETTALGAAYLAGLAVGFWENMDQIKQQWQLDKKFEPTLPEKERERLYAGWKKAVSRAMRWAEE, encoded by the coding sequence GTGGCTGAAAAGTATGTTCTTGCATTGGATCAGGGTACAACAAGTTCAAGAGCGATTATCTTCGATAAAAACGGTTCTGTGGTTTCGGTAGCAAACCAGGAATTTCCACAGATTTATCCAAAGCCAGGTTGGGTTGAACACGATCCAATAGACATCCTTGAATCTCAAATAAGCGTTGCCAAGAAGGCAATGAGACAAGCAGATATAGAGGCAGATCAAATTGTTGCAATTGGGATTACAAACCAGCGCGAAACAACGATTGTTTGGGATAAGAAAACAGGCAAACCAATTCACAATGCCATAGTTTGGCAATGCAGAAGAACAGCAGATATATGTGAAAAACTTAAGCAAAGTGAGTGGGGCGAGAAGATCAAAAAGAAAACAGGCTTGGTCGTGGACGCATACTTTTCGGCCACCAAGCTGAAATGGATTCTCGACAACGTACCTGGTGCAAGAGAAAAGGCAAAGGCAGGAGAATTGCTCTTTGGAACGGTGGATAGTTGGTTGATTTGGAATCTAACCGGTGGGAAAATTCACGTTACTGATTTTTCAAACGCATCAAGAACTATGTTATTCAATATTCACAATTTGAAGTGGGATGAAGAACTGTTAGAACTTCTTGAAATACCTCGTCAAATGCTGCCAGAGGTTCTCCCTTCTTCATATATTTATGGTTATACTGTAAAGGAAATTTTTGGCGTTCAGATACCAATTGGTTCAGACGCAGGTGATCAGCAGGCAGCGCTGTTTGGACAACTTTGTTGTGAACCTGGGATGGTTAAGAATACTTATGGTACAGGATGTTTCTTGCTCATGAACACTGGTAAGACCGCGGTTAGCTCTGAATCAGGTTTGTTGACAACAATTGCCTGGAGTCTTGATGGTAAAGAAGTTTGCTATGCTCTGGAAGGAAGTGTATTCATCGCAGGAGCAGCTATACAATGGTTAAGAGATGGGCTAAGAATTATTGCAAAAGCTTCGGATACTGAATATATGGCAAATTCTGTAGCAGATTCAGGTGGGATTTATTTTGTTCCAGCCTTTGTGGGTCTTGGTGCACCTTATTGGGATATGTTTGCAAGAGGAACGATTGTTGGAATCACAAGAGGTATAACACGAGAACACATAGTTAGAGCAACACTCGAGTCAATAGCTTATCAAACTAGAGATGTCCTTGAAGCAATGGAAAAAGATTCAAAAATGAAGATTAACACTTTAAGAGTTGATGGTGGCGCTTCGGTCAACAACTTTTTGATGCAATTTCAAGCTGATATACTTGGAATTCCTGTGGAAAGACCTAAAGTAAATGAAACCACAGCCCTTGGTGCAGCATATTTGGCTGGGCTAGCAGTTGGTTTTTGGGAAAATATGGATCAAATAAAGCAACAATGGCAACTTGATAAAAAATTTGAACCAACCTTGCCAGAGAAGGAAAGAGAAAGACTTTACGCTGGCTGGAAGAAAGCTGTCTCAAGAGCCATGAGGTGGGCTGAAGAATGA